The following are from one region of the Hippocampus zosterae strain Florida chromosome 9, ASM2543408v3, whole genome shotgun sequence genome:
- the camkva gene encoding caM kinase-like vesicle-associated protein, with protein MPFGCLTLGEKKDYNNPAEVTDKYDLGQVVKSEEFCEMFRAKDRNTLKMYTCKKFNKKDGRNVRKAAKNEIMILKMIKHHNILQLVDAFETKKEYFIFLELATGREVFDWILDQGYYSERDTSNVMRQVLEAVAYLHSLNIVHRNLKLENLVYFNRLKHSKIVISDFQLAKLENRLIKDPCGTPEYLAPEVVGRQRYGRPVDCWAIGVIMYILLSGNPPFYDDTDEDDPDSRDKNLFLKILSGDYEFDSPYWDDISDSAKTLVASLMEVDQDQRLTAQEAIAHEWISGNAASDKNIKDGVCAQIEKNFAKAKWKKAVRVTTLMKRLRASEQGDSGVSGTDAGAPSGTAAAPVAAGGGLGLAASLKAALSANAPDTQTPATPMEPQLSTATAEEKPEERCNGDVL; from the exons ATGCCATTTGGTTGTCTGACGCTCGGGGAGAAGAAGGATTACAACAATCCCGCTGAAGTCACCGACAAGTATGATCTGGGACAAGTGGTTAAGTC agAGGAGTTTTGCGAGATGTTCCGAGCTAAGGATAGGAACACACTGAAAATGTACACCTGCAAAAAGTTCAACAAAAAGGACGGCAGGAACGTGAGGAAAGCGGCCAAGAATGAAATCATGATCCTCAAGAT GATAAAACATCATAATATTCTCCAGCTGGTTGACGCTTTTGAAACAAAGAAggaatactttatttttctggaaCT AGCAACAGGCAGGGAGGTATTTGACTGGATTTTAGATCAGGGCTACTATTCGGAGAGGGACACCAGTAACGTGATGAGGCAGGTGCTGGAGGCAGTAGCATATTTGCACTCTCTGAATATCGTCCACAGAAATCTGAAG CTGGAGAACCTTGTGTACTTCAACCGCTTGAAACATTCCAAAATCGTTATCAGTGACTTCCAGCTGGCAAAACTGGAAAACAGACTTATTAAGGATCCATGCGGAACTCCGGAGTATCTTG CTCCTGAGGTTGTTGGAAGGCAGAGATATGGAAGACCTGTGGATTGCTGGGCAATAGGAGTCATTATGTACATACT CTTGTCCGGGAATCCTCCATTTTACGATGACACCGACGAAGATGACCCTGACAGTCGAGACAAAAACCTCTTCCTCAAGATTTTGTCGGGGGACTACGAATTTGACTCACCATACTGGGATGACATTTCCGATTCTG CCAAAACTTTAGTGGCATCTTTGATGGAGGTGGACCAAGACCAGCGACTGACTGCACAGGAGGCTATCGCCCATGAATG GATTTCTGGGAATGCTGCTTCAGATAAGAACATCAAAGATGGCGTTTGTGCGCAAATAGAAAAGAACTTTGCCAAAGCCAAATGGAAG AAAGCTGTCAGAGTTACCACTCTCATGAAGAGGCTCCGGGCATCCGAGCAGGGGGATTCCGGAGTTTCCGGAACCGATGCCGGAGCACCCTCAGGCACTGCTGCCGCTCCGGTAGCAGCAGGcggtggccttggccttgccgcCAGCCTAAAGGCAGCTCTTAGTGCAAACGCTCCCGACACACAGACTCCCGCCACGCCCATGGAGCCTCAGCTGAGCACAGCCACAGCGGAGGAGAAGCCGGAGGAACGGTGCAATGGTGAtgttctctaa